CAAATAGGACTCAAGCAAAAGCATGCACCTCCCGTGATAATGCAAGAGCTGAAACATCTTGGGAGAGAGAAAATTGTTTCCAAAGAACTCTTGGAACCAGTAGACCAGCCAGTGAGCATGGCAAAAACATTGCAAACGCCAAACATGGATTAGCAAACCTACATTgaacaagataaaaaaaacaaggTTAAGAAGACTCACTTACCACGACGACAATAGAGGATAACTGTAAGTGAAGGAAAGAAACATAGAAATTTTTTGGAACAAAACTCCTACAAGGCAACAGTATTTGACACTAAAACAGAAAAGACATGAGGATAAATCCATACAATCAAACAAAAGCAATATTAAGAGACTGAATGATACCAGTTCATTGAATGTCCAGAGAATAGCAACCGCAGGACAGCAAAAGTTACaggaaaaataatagcaaGTATAACCCCACTAGCATGGTGTAATAACCCTGCATCACAGCAATTAATAAGAAGGGTAAAACAAAGAGATTTAAGAGGACCATGAGGCAGATTATCACATTATTCTTGAGTTTAACATTGCTCATTACCTTTAATAAAGTCAAAGTAGGCACTGAAGGAACAAACTAAATTTCCAGTTGACAAGCGCAATAAAAATGGCATAAGGAGGAAGATGGCAAATGGAATACTGTGCAAACCCATGGCTTGGCTGCTTGAGTAAACAAcctgaataaaatttataaatcaacaGAAGAGTGTAGCATGTTAATTGTATTGCTTTCTACAGAGATTCACATTTTCTAATAGTAACTATTAGCCAACTAAAACCCAAGACCAAGATTGCAGCATACCAAGTACTGTGATAAGTAATCAAAGAAAATCGGTCTCTCGCCTTCAGACCCACTGGCAGCAGCTCTAAAGGAAACTCGTTCTTGGGCATTTAATAACTTAGAAGAATTGGCAAAAGCCTTCATCAAACTAAACAAATTGTCCCCACGTGCTTGTATGCTTCCTGGTCTGATTTGACAGTATTTATATGCAATTTAAAGCAAGGACTTAAAATAAATGCGACTTTGAGAATACAAATCCAGTGAACTGTACCAAAATAGCAGTTGATGCATACAATAGTCTTTCCACAGTATCAGATGAGGTATGGTAATAATAACCCCCAAGCAGGAAGATAACATCCAAGCCAGGAATGTCACCATAATCTCTGGCAAACATTCTGTAATCTGTATCACCAGGAACGGCCCCAAAAAAATCCTGAAAgtggattaaaaaaaaaaagtgattaagtacaatgtataaaaataaaacagtttAGAGCTGAGAAAGAGAAATAGAGAGTGGAACAATGTCTGTATGCTATGAGCAATCAGCAAGTATACATACTAATAGAACAACATACAACAAAGAtaaaccaaaatatatttgtgtttcAGCACTACTATCTCAATACCTCTGGATTGATGAATTACAATTCAAAGCTACCTATTTTTCCCCCCCGAATAACAAAAACTAGATCAGTTTGGAAAAACTAGaactttttattgataaatggATAAGAAAAGCAAAACCTGAGCTGCACTATTTGCCATGGGATATACAGCTGACTGAGCATAAATATATGAAGGCCAAGATCCAGGTCCAGATTGGCACACTAAGTCTGttgattaagaattataagaAAACTCAACAAAGAGTAAGATCATGAAACAATTCAATTGCATGAAGTCATATTTGATGATAATTTAAGTTGGCAAATATAGCAACGGAGTACATCatgaagaataaaataagaaagctTATTTTTAGGATATCAGAGAATATGTATACAGAGGTCTTTCGTGCATATGCAGTATTTTTAGGAATAATATACATGCTCCTCAATACATTAGATAGCATGGATTAgacatttttatttctagCAATAGACAAAAGGAGCTATAGAGCAGGGAGACCTTATTCAAGTGATAAAACACTGGCGAAATTTGGACACACGAAATCATCATTTTGGTACCATCAATCTTCTTGTAAGTTGTTAATCCAAAAGTTGTACCATTACTCAGATAATGCCAGCAGAAGTGTAACAACACACTTGTTCCTTGGGAATGTGTTTCCAGCATTAAGTAATCAAGTAATAATGCTACTCCAGTGCCTTTCAGCGGAAAGTGAtcattatatcattttttttttaaaaggaaaaccaGAAGCGAAAAGGAAGTTTAGGAGTAAGAAGCATAATAATGTAGTGACTGGACATTATCTATAGTTTATCTTCCCTGACCACATAATTGTTTTTCTACGGTTTTCCCTCTTCGATTAAGGGTTTACAGCAAATTTAAGGAAAAAGTGAATGCACTCACTGCAGACATACTTATGGTACTTTAGGACATTTTCAATTCCATACACAGCTAGTTCAAATAATTTACCAAAGCCTCCCGTCCCAGATGcctcaacatcaataaaagcTCCAACTGTATCATGCCATCTATGCGACGTCATGAAACCATGTGAACCCTGAAATATCATAAGAAAAATAGGTTTTAATTGTGGTACTCacaattttttcatctaaagAACAGTCTTATCTCATACTCATTCCCACAAGTTTGATTTCGTGATCcacaaatatttgtaacaaaagcaaaaaagtGATTCAACAAAGAGAAGTTTACTGCGTTTATGATTGTAAAGTATACCTACTCATGGAGACCAATAAAGACTAGCCATAGAGCAAGACATCATACAAGTTAAAGCacataattagttaattatgaATTCTCACCAGCATAAACAATTCTTCAGCTCCATTAAATAGGAATATTATTGGCCGGGGAGGAATCCAACCAGAATCAACAGTAAGCCTTGCAAGCTCAAGCAATGAAGCTATGGAAGAAGGAATAACAAAAACTAAGTCCAAACTTATGCATCTTATTCAAAAGCTAGAAATATTAGGTTGTAACACACCAACACATGATCCACAATCACCAGCTCCTGGGGAACCTGGTGGGGTATCAAAATGACCATTCAATAAAACTGATGGGTCAGTCTCTTGAGAATCAACCGATGAAATCCTGCAAGTGGATCCAAGTCATATTAGTtgttgaaaatgcaatttttctagGAAGTAGCTAAACGAAAGAACATTATTTTGCATGTTAATTGCCTAACAGCCCCTTGGCATATGTAATAATGGAAACCTCAAATTACATTGAGCTGACTCCACACTCTCTTTTGTTAGTAAAATAACTATGATCTTGAAGAACTGCTTGAACTTTGAAACGAGTAACATACAATTAAAAGAGAccacaaataaattatgtagAGTACCTTATAAGAATATTCGTATGATTTCTATAAGTTAGAGATATGCTGTGTcctaaaaatatcatattgaAGGAGCCATTAACAACGGTTTCTTCTATCTCTATCCTGCAAAAAAAGTCCCAAATAAGGAAATTAAATTCTATACATCGACAACCTTGACTATCTATGGTACACCAACCTGACATTTGGTCCAGCTCGTTCTTTTATCAGTTCTAACTGTGTTTTGATGTAAACAGCTGCCTGTCTCAGACCTGGAGTCCCCTCCTGTATTTCATGGactatttattaacaaaagaagtAGTCACTTATGAAGAGAAAccacaataaaattaaacacacaCGAATATTCATTCTTCAAAAGACTAccataacacacacacacacacacacacaaaaagaagaaagaaaaaagtcaaAGAAATATCATAAATGCATTGAATTTCTTCACTCCCTAATCTGCAAGCAATTCTATCTTGATGACCATCTTCAGAAAACGCCTCAATCATGCcaacagaaaaacaaattcaaacagaAGCAAAACAACGGTGCACGCGGAAATCGAGAAATTACAGATAAGAAGAGAGAGGAGGTGGTTGCTGACCTGGCGATTGCCGATATCTTCCGCGAGCACGCGGACATGGTCGATTGCTCTGGCTTCGGAGAATCGATCCAGCGGTGCGTCAACCCCGAGAGGCGTGACGAACTTCATGTGAACGACGTTGTATACGAGGTAAGATATGAGTCCGCAGAGAAtgaggagaaagaaaagaagtttGAATCCTTTGATATCGGCAGAGGTCAGGCGGAGCAAGGCCATGTTTTTCAGATTGTATATAGgcttataataataagttgGAGAGAAACAGAACAGTAGTTCTCGGTGGTGGTTGTAGTCACACTCTGAGTTTGCCTATGGGGACAACACTCTTCTCTCTCCATCTCcccatttaaatatttctgttCTGGACCCATTTACGGGCCCATGCTCACCACCaactatttttccttttttcttttcaatcccataaaaacataataatttgcACAGGGACGAGGAGGGCGTGTCATAATATATggtgaaatcaagaaaatgagaaaaagtgGTAGTTTTACTTTCGTGTCAAATTTGCttactttgatttttatgaattCCGTCTTAGATTTTCATTTGTAATTTAAGTTTGCACTTAATAGTGATGACAGGTCAAAactcataataattattttttaaaaagggattgaaattatattttcaaatttattgcgttattgttttgaatttgttgaatagacaaaaaaacattaaaagcGAAAGGAttcttatttgtattatttagaGAAAGAGATGGTTGCAGTGCAGTGTTTGATTCTAATTCCATGCTTCAACCTCACACTCTACACTTCCAATAACTTTTAACACTTCTAACTTTAGGAGCAGCTCtttcctaaaaatatttacccgccaaaccaaaacaaaaagtaattagACCATAacttatacaaattatattttagaaatatttgttctataaaattttcttctaattgcaattaaaataaagttgtaCATTTCATGTTTCATTCATGTTAATAAAGTTGTGCATTTCATGTTTAATTCATGCTAATAAAGTTGTGCATTCATTTCATGTTTCATTCATGTTAATAAAGTTGTGCATTTCATGTTTAATTCATGTTagtaacaaattaaaataatcttttgagtaaaaatataaaaaaaaaaaaagtgtacaaattatttgatttgactaaaaataaataaaattgtaaaaattatttgatttgtttattttgttcttaacatgtcatttgatttatttaattaaaaataatttgttttttttaagcacgtaaataacaaattaaacatTTGTTCTTCCCTGCATCAACCACAGTTGGTCACTAGACAAACACCATTTGGTTGCTGCTATTTTTGATGTTCCTTTACTGCTAAAGAATTTCGTAATCCTACTCTTGAGAAATCGAATACAGGTAATGTACAAAACTCTAAAGAATGTTTGGAGGGCTTAACTTAATTTCTCTTGATCATTTGAACTCCACAAGCCAACGTGACCATCAGGCCTAGAGGACTTTCTTGTTGAATTTGTTACGTAAAGAAAGTTAGTCCTATTCCCACCGATCCTTACTTTAATAGTTGCCTATTCTTTCCCTCGGGCACTAAATTTCTTAGAGTATGAAATCCGGTTTAAGCAGAGTTTAGGGATGAAAGGGCAAGTGCCACGCTAATCCTAGTCCAAGCTAAAAGGCTATGACAGCCTCCTATGCCTTGTTGCCATGCTCTACAAGTATCCTTGTGAACAGGCGGTTCACTATAGGACTTCATCCCCTAAAGGAATGGCTTTTAAAGATCTGAAAACCTAGACTAGGCCTAGCGGTTTCGGCTTCACCAAGTCTAATATAGATGGCAttgtattttgaatttctacatgtacaatttctcaaaatccaaaaatcTTGAAGCAGGGTTTTGAGTTAGATGTATTATAGATTGGTATGTGGTCTTGGTAAGatgaatttattgttaatgtaTTAGTATTGACTGATCTTAGTAGTTTTGAGGAACAATGAATACATGCATTGTagtgaaaaatgatattgatgatataaggaaaaaatagcAGATTAAAAGCAAAATGCATGATGTGCATGAgttgaattgaatttaaaacaGATGCTTACGGTGTTGCATACTAATTCCAGGCTTCAACATCACACTCTACACAGACATATTAGAAACTACAACATTGGTGAACTGAGAGtggaataaattttaaaacgtTCCAACTTTaggtgaaaaatataaagataaaaagaataatatcaGAATCATATCACCGGAATAAAGTGTGATGTATGGGGTA
The window above is part of the Sesamum indicum cultivar Zhongzhi No. 13 linkage group LG2, S_indicum_v1.0, whole genome shotgun sequence genome. Proteins encoded here:
- the LOC105156701 gene encoding endoplasmic reticulum metallopeptidase 1, producing the protein MALLRLTSADIKGFKLLFFLLILCGLISYLVYNVVHMKFVTPLGVDAPLDRFSEARAIDHVRVLAEDIGNRQEGTPGLRQAAVYIKTQLELIKERAGPNVRIEIEETVVNGSFNMIFLGHSISLTYRNHTNILIRISSVDSQETDPSVLLNGHFDTPPGSPGAGDCGSCVASLLELARLTVDSGWIPPRPIIFLFNGAEELFMLGSHGFMTSHRWHDTVGAFIDVEASGTGGFDLVCQSGPGSWPSYIYAQSAVYPMANSAAQDFFGAVPGDTDYRMFARDYGDIPGLDVIFLLGGYYYHTSSDTVERLLPGSIQARGDNLFSLMKAFANSSKLLNAQERVSFRAAASGSEGERPIFFDYLSQYLVVYSSSQAMGLHSIPFAIFLLMPFLLRLSTGNLVCSFSAYFDFIKGLLHHASGVILAIIFPVTFAVLRLLFSGHSMNWFANPCLAFAMFLPCSLAGLLVPRVLWKQFSLSQDVSALALSREELVDEARFWGAFGFYSSLTLAYLVSGLGGGFVTFIASLFMLPAWISFRLSVKFFGHQSLRSTACYVVPLVPCLIYSIYFGGFFAMFLIEKMGMAGAHPPPYGFFVADVIVAAVLGLVTGWCVGPLLPVVGKWLAKSSIIQFLLHGTVLALAVSSQFFPYSKDAPKRVVLQHSVRTIGANQILDVSFDFAVVDSNSLMFVFKHAPEVVKKVHGNRELSFDTANQSGPETWMGIFPISAMFSRTLKFPTKADDILEQYRYFPYLSTGKSQFTSVGGPRRVNLEFSLGSSKEVWVAVLNITGPLSNWSFANNKLPAPLKVGNGPPSYICRLSGASHENWNFWLEANSSEALRVDIAVVDQHLTESAEKLKGLFPSWMDVTAFTSFMSSHVF